In Mytilus edulis chromosome 3, xbMytEdul2.2, whole genome shotgun sequence, the genomic window TGTTTAGCTCTTTTTGTTCCTTAACTAATTCTCTTCTGATCTagagtatcaattttaaattcaatttcaattatGTCCCTCCTTAAATTTCAATGTTTGCACAATGCTATTCAAACCactctttatttttaataatattgaCGAATTACCCTCAAACAGCTCTGCAACAAGTTATAAAAACCATAATGAAAAATAATCAAAGAACCAAATTCGCGATGAACTATATTAGATTGAGAGATCATTTTATGTCAAATCTCTTGCTCTCACTTCTGTTTAAGGTCGTTTAGTTTTCTAATTGCATTGTTTCTTTGTGAAAGAGCTTGTTGTTTTTCTGCTTTTAATTGATCTTTTTCTGCCTTTAATTGACCTTTGTCCTTCTCCAATTGTGCCAACTTGGTATCTCTTTCCTCGGACAACTTTTTCTCTCTCTTCAACTCTTTTTTAAGGACTGTCACttctgttttctttttatcaatttctttatttaattcATCAATCTCTTTTTGTATTTTGTGCTGGTTTTCTTCAATTGTGCCtgtcacccctagtttttggtggggttcgtgttgtttattctttagttttctatgttgtgtcatgtgtactattgtttttctgtttgtctttttcatttttagccatggcgttgtcagtttgttttagatttatgagtttgactgtccctttggtatctttcgtccctcttttaaatctCTAAGTCGACCTTCTAAAATTGACTTTTGGAGTTCTAAATCCATGATCTTCATATTTTTGTCGCCAATTTGTCTTTCTAATCTTTTTACTCTGACATCGTGTTCTTGGAGTGCCTCTGAAACACCAACCTTCACTAACTGTTTGAAGAACGGTTGAAGGTCTTCCCTAAAACGATGGAAAGGAAACTATTGATCATTTACAATTTTAacgtatatatttttgtttcagaCGGGAAAAAGGcactaatatttattttaaaaaaaaataagtcaatcaataaactatccaccaaagatcAAATGAAGTGGCTATAAGTTATATAGGCAACAGTACGAAATCAAAAACATACCGTTTCGTCGGCTACAAAAAGCACCGACATAAAAACTATGAatcaattaaattatttataacaagacaatttatgaaaaacaaatataatagtcTTAACCAAAGACAACCTTTTTATGAAAAAAGGAATGTGCGTTATGTTTTTTCGGTCTttacgtccgtccgtccgttcgatCATTCATCGCCCTATTTTATGTCTCTTATTAACTCAAATTTGGAAgttgtataaataaactcatcacagataccaggattgaaatttcatatttacgccagacgcgcagtTCGTccacaaagactcatcagtgacactgaaatcaaaaaatgttacgaagttgaagagcattgaggataaaaagttcctaaaagtttttccaaatacagctaaggaaatctattcatgaaagccttagtatttcaaaaattcaaactttttgttgacagttaatttatgattatgaacatatcaatgataactcaagtcaacacagatgTAATGActaatgggctggtgataccctcgggaaaatgAATCTCCTTTAGCAGTGGAATCGACCAAAATTTGTACGTTAAAGAGGCGAAATGATGTTTCTTTCAACATTCAGCTTTTATacatacttttgatattttttttcttatcaaatatgaatggttttttttgttaaattttcaattaaagaTTAGGTTTTGCTCATCGATAATTTTGCTACGAAATTGCCTTTTTTATGAATTTaagataaatattcaaaatttccgCACAACTTATATATTACCgtaaatttgcagatttaaaatTGTTGTATATATACGTTACTACTATTAATACCAGCACaacaatgttaatatatataaatagattccAAATTGATGAAATACAATAGATAGATACAGAGATAGGTTAAGATTTGTTAAGACTTGTTTAATTATGGTTCAAACGAGGTCCAGCATGGTTCAGACTTGGTCAAAAAATATTAGGACTACGTCGAGTACGGTTCATACTATCACGAATGGTTCAGACAACAGTCGAAAAATATCAAATTAGTTTCGAGCAATTtcgactggtcgagtaaaaattaGTACAATCGAGTACAGATATAGACCAATTAAGTCTTTTGCTTGTTTGCAGTGACAACAGTTTAGCGTTTGGAAACATTTTGCTTAAAAACTTATTCGATTAATTTACTACACATCGCTAACTTGAGGAGGCTCAGCAAAAACAAGAAATAGTTGTGTtctcattacaaattttatttataacactataagttattactttatgatatggtacaaaaaaacaaccaaacaaatcgattcggtttggccccagatgactttttacttgtttatatcattgaaaaagctccaaattatctccctttggtgcaaacatGCCATgtttttggtattaaaattgaaacatctttttttaactcatcggtgacctatatttttattattattttcaaataagctgtacacaaactaaatagttgtaaaatttaagcgattcctgtaattcagttctttttttatttcgatattacctctatttctcctattagttcgaCACAAAAaagggacattaacaaaaatgtatgcttctttcgaaggcagattgtgagcttaaaggaacggtgaccccattttttatttcatttttctattaatgtatgataaagttcatttataaaaaaatatagcaaaatcctatattacaaaataaaatattttatacccGAAAGCACACTTAACAGAAAATCGACATACCTTTCGAATACATTTTTAACTTCATTGTGCGAATCTGGATCCTCAAAGTCTGAAGAATTTTCTGGTCCTGTTGAAGAAAAAGACATTGTTTATATATTGCTTTTTAATCTTATCTAAGCactcaacaatgagaaaactaaaATTGAACTCATAAACAATTGCTTTTTACATTACAAAGAGCCAAACCACATGTTTATAACTGAATTGCATATGTTGATGATCAATAAAAACTCTTTTGTTGGGAGGTATGCTTCAGCCTTTGGACACAAAGATTTAACACGATCATGGGGTTTAAGGGAGAATATCGAAGAAAACCCGACATATCATGACTGAAAACAAAGGAAATACTGCaacgaaaaaacaaacaataatctAAAAAACACTATCCACAAAACCTAAGGTGGAGTAACACAAAACACAGCTTAAAACAGGAGCTATCAGATGCTCTGGTCTAAAAGTTTATCAGATCATACTCTACATGTTGCACCTGCCATGTTTATCATTGCACGTACGAATTCGATGACAAGTTTCATTCGGTGATGTCTCAATCGAGGAAAAAGGTCAGGATAATATAAATGATCATCTTCGCTATCCAACGGTTACGATCCACTCTCCTTCTCTACATTGTAACATGAATTTCGGACATATACTAGTCAACagaagaaacgatacacgacttttgTTTTGAAAGTTTAAGATGAAGTTTTTCGTTTAtaggaccaatattgaaggtagtCATTCTTAATGACCATGGAAATATAAACccgtttaaaaattatttttttttgctttcatgaAGTCATTTGgcgaaatttaaattttttgacaaaatttacataaaatagaAGTTCCAAATAATGATGCCAAGATCTCATTAAAAGGTAAAGACAATTTTTGCCATCAGTTCTTAAAAAAGAATCAGActgtttctttgtttatttgtaaatcaAAGTTCGGCCCTACaagaaattgttaaaatgtatccATTATTAATagatttaccatagacagtatgtgtaacgtgaaattaaaaaaaacagtaacaattttaaaactaatccgaaaggttCCAATTTAAAGtatgttgttttcatatctaaagcattgatttgcgacgaaaacaatttttaattgtttttgcatttgttgAGATCAGTTACAATatgaacataacttgattagcatattaaatatttttaaacaaatttgaaaattttatttagtattttcaAAATTCTGTGTCGATTTTTTATCCAACTTTCCGCAAAAATAATTTGCCCTCTATGATTATTTGCACGGAATTTAGTTACTTTTCGACAGattttgatattcattttcaTAAGTGCATagattgcaaatgaaagcttttgaaaatagtgtatctcattttgttttatattttataagttttgataaattttattccaaagtcgtgtatcgtttcttttgttgactactATATATCAATGGCACTTAACAACTTACTTTAGATGTATGTCCGATATACAtgttaaaatagttatcaaaggtaccaggattatactgaagtacgccagacgcgcgtttcgtcttcataagactaatcagtgacgctcatatcaaaatatatttatagagccaaacaagtacaaagttgaagggcattgaagatccaaaattccaaaaatttgtgccaaTACGGCctcggtaatctatgcctggataaaaaaaatcctttgttttttgacaaaattataagttttgtaaacaggaaatttatcgaaatgaccacattaatgatattcatgtcaacaccgaagtgttgactactaacACCGAAGTAtggactactgggctggtgataacctcggggacgaaacgtccgccagcagttgcatcgacccactCGGCTTTCATAGACGTAATTCACGATTCTGTTTCAAGGCATGTATTTACAGATAATTTGTTTTAGTATTTTACAAGGCACAGATGTAAACGATACTGCTCTGTTATTTTCTGGTGcgtgtttttttattatcttttctaaaggtggtacctaacgcctaactaaaattaatttgtcattaaaacgttctgctgatttttaTCTCCctgaagtgttaggtaccaccttaagggcatacgatacagttacagtgaaggtaatgacgttgctaacgtaaaatgttattttcgcgacgtcaaactctgacatatcgggaaaagatgcatttttcgactgatttttatcattcaaactgattaatatgaaaacgagtgcatggacccctattttttaaaaccgcaatttgtttcattttgcaaggaaattatgtgacccaaattttataaaactgtaaatagcgcaatttttttaaattttgataaacatgcagcaaaaaatgactttttttcctctatccatgaacatttgataaatatagagttatttcggaataaaaattgcataattgttaatgatacttataaaatgcAGAAAtcaccgattatttaacaaaaaccattttgtgtttatcttttaaaataaaaaagttgtgtctttcttttgaaaaagaaaatacggacacaaatctgaattttgagcaaatatacaaaatttcgaccttattttactcaaaaagtagcactaTGAAGgtgtattttttattacatatttgatttaatcaggtaaaaaaaaactatatgcaaattttcatcaacttgtaaatacaggttcaaaactgtatcgtatgcccttaaatacGCCTAAGATGTAAGCGTTTAACGTTTTACTTGGCAATGATCCAGTGTTTATGAACTTTTGGTGTATTGATGTTAGTCCCGGGACTAGTTTTTAGAGCACTCATTTGAAATTCGATGTGGCATGTAATTGGGACCTGACGCTTTAAACTGACTAAGTTagataaccaattattgtcaacGCCTTTTTGTCTTATATCTAAGGACGGTCTCGTTTTCCATTTACGT contains:
- the LOC139515038 gene encoding uncharacterized protein MCAP_0864-like; the encoded protein is MTQHRKLKNKQHEPHQKLGVTGTIEENQHKIQKEIDELNKEIDKKKTEVTVLKKELKREKKLSEERDTKLAQLEKDKGQLKAEKDQLKAEKQQALSQRNNAIRKLNDLKQK
- the LOC139514784 gene encoding uncharacterized protein, whose translation is MSEPISDALLSGPENSSDFEDPDSHNEVKNVFEREDLQPFFKQLVKVGVSEALQEHDVRVKRLERQIGDKNMKIMDLELQKSILEGRLRDLKEGRKIPKGQSNS